A genomic region of Lysinibacillus sp. 2017 contains the following coding sequences:
- a CDS encoding cytochrome (ubi)quinol oxidase subunit III: MDINQKFTPQTWPKHPEQATMEGKNKLVGLWIFLASDTVLFASVFATYIALKDHGPAGMEFAAKDLFELPLAFIMTMLLLTSSLTSVYAMYHLKNHNFNGVRTWMAITVLLGLGFLALEIYEFNHYVHIGFGYTQSAFSSSFFTLVGMHGLHVVIGLVWISSLIIRNSGRGLNLYNAPKFFAASLYWHFIDVVWVFIFTVVYLMGVLG; this comes from the coding sequence ATGGATATTAATCAAAAATTTACTCCACAAACTTGGCCAAAACACCCTGAACAAGCTACAATGGAAGGGAAGAACAAGTTAGTTGGACTATGGATCTTCCTTGCATCAGATACAGTGTTATTCGCGAGTGTGTTTGCTACATATATCGCACTTAAAGATCACGGTCCTGCGGGAATGGAATTTGCTGCAAAAGATCTTTTTGAATTACCATTAGCATTTATTATGACGATGTTACTTTTAACATCTTCATTAACTTCTGTGTATGCAATGTACCATTTGAAGAATCATAACTTTAATGGCGTTCGTACTTGGATGGCAATTACAGTTCTATTAGGTTTAGGATTCTTAGCTTTAGAAATTTACGAGTTCAATCACTATGTGCATATTGGTTTCGGCTATACTCAATCTGCATTCTCTTCTTCGTTCTTTACATTAGTAGGGATGCATGGTTTACACGTAGTTATTGGTCTAGTATGGATTTCAAGTTTAATCATCCGTAACAGCGGACGTGGGTTAAACTTATACAACGCTCCGAAGTTCTTTGCGGCTTCACTGTACTGGCACTTCATCGACGTTGTATGGGTATTTATCTTCACGGTAGTATATCTGATGGGAGTGTTGGGATAA
- a CDS encoding cytochrome C oxidase subunit IV family protein: MSHETHIEVRTQAQYEYDKAHSKAHMRKQVVNFAIMIFLTFIAFASVVSGFAPTFIIPIILLLAGIQVVLQLYAFMHLEDRSTHMVGVIEFFIWSAAFIAFTFFVAFTTIIWWG, translated from the coding sequence ATGTCACACGAAACTCATATAGAAGTACGTACTCAAGCTCAATACGAATATGATAAAGCTCATTCAAAAGCTCATATGCGTAAACAAGTAGTAAACTTTGCGATTATGATTTTCTTAACATTTATCGCGTTTGCTTCTGTAGTATCTGGCTTTGCGCCAACATTTATTATTCCAATCATTTTATTATTGGCTGGAATTCAAGTCGTATTACAACTTTATGCATTTATGCACTTAGAAGACCGTTCTACACATATGGTTGGTGTAATCGAGTTCTTCATTTGGAGTGCAGCCTTCATCGCGTTTACGTTCTTTGTAGCGTTCACAACGATCATCTGGTGGGGTTAA
- the ctaG gene encoding cytochrome c oxidase assembly factor CtaG — MPISIFGFQALWSPYLIGVIVFLTVVYFLVTVTWRKDFKVSEPLKKIEAIYFILGMIVLYIVKGSPVDLLGHIMFTMHMTQMALLLLLVPVFIIKGIPWWVWKVIVEAPVVRTIFKIFTKPLLAILLFTGLFSVYHLPVVFDAIKLNETVHGIFTMILFLAALFMYWPLLNEVEGQHKMKNIHKLGYIAANAVLITPACALIIFASSPMYGTYSDSEMWMKAMELCVPASTLSELTLSGPELFSSMDLVTDQQVGGVLMKIIQEIIFGVILFRIFRKWWNSERSNQQEITENALKEFQNRTQY; from the coding sequence ATGCCGATTAGTATTTTTGGTTTTCAAGCATTATGGAGTCCTTATTTAATAGGGGTAATCGTATTTCTAACAGTTGTCTATTTTTTAGTAACTGTCACTTGGAGAAAAGATTTCAAAGTAAGTGAACCATTAAAGAAAATTGAAGCAATTTATTTCATTTTAGGTATGATTGTGCTTTATATTGTAAAGGGCTCACCAGTAGATTTGCTTGGTCACATTATGTTTACAATGCATATGACACAGATGGCCTTATTACTATTGTTAGTACCTGTTTTTATTATTAAAGGAATCCCATGGTGGGTTTGGAAAGTAATTGTTGAGGCACCAGTTGTTCGTACGATTTTTAAGATTTTCACAAAACCTTTACTTGCAATTCTCCTTTTTACTGGGCTTTTCTCGGTTTATCATTTACCAGTAGTTTTTGATGCCATTAAATTAAACGAAACAGTCCATGGCATTTTCACGATGATTTTATTTCTTGCTGCATTATTTATGTACTGGCCTTTATTAAATGAAGTGGAAGGACAACACAAAATGAAAAACATTCACAAATTAGGTTATATTGCAGCGAATGCGGTATTAATTACACCTGCTTGTGCATTGATCATTTTTGCTTCAAGTCCAATGTATGGTACATATAGTGACAGTGAAATGTGGATGAAGGCAATGGAGTTATGTGTGCCAGCATCAACATTGTCAGAATTAACTTTATCTGGACCAGAATTATTTTCGAGCATGGATTTAGTTACGGATCAACAAGTTGGTGGCGTTCTTATGAAAATTATTCAGGAAATCATTTTTGGGGTTATTTTATTCCGTATATTCCGTAAATGGTGGAATTCAGAGCGTTCAAATCAACAAGAAATTACTGAAAATGCATTAAAAGAGTTCCAAAACAGAACACAGTATTAA
- a CDS encoding DUF420 domain-containing protein: MDLPILPTISTSFIVISAVLVAIGWVLIAQKKVESHKKVMFAAGVAALIFFIIYVTRTVFIGNTAFGGPDDIKGYYTFFLIFHITLATVGAVFGITSILSGYKNNLKLHRKIGPITSIIWFFVGITGVLVYCLLYIIYEGGETTSVFKAILGF; encoded by the coding sequence ATGGACTTACCTATCTTACCTACGATTAGTACGAGCTTTATCGTTATTAGTGCGGTTTTAGTAGCGATTGGTTGGGTATTAATTGCACAGAAAAAAGTGGAATCACACAAAAAAGTAATGTTTGCAGCGGGTGTAGCAGCATTAATTTTCTTCATAATTTATGTAACACGTACAGTATTTATTGGGAATACCGCATTTGGTGGTCCAGATGATATTAAAGGCTATTATACGTTCTTCTTAATATTCCACATTACCTTAGCAACAGTTGGGGCTGTGTTTGGGATTACAAGCATATTGTCTGGTTATAAAAATAATTTAAAATTACACCGTAAAATTGGTCCAATAACAAGTATTATTTGGTTCTTCGTCGGGATTACAGGGGTTTTAGTTTACTGCTTATTATATATAATTTATGAAGGCGGAGAAACAACCTCTGTATTTAAAGCAATTTTAGGATTTTAA
- a CDS encoding YugN family protein, producing the protein MYFENTQLEDVKVDQEVLSTVMGKFGLECHGAWDYDRMAFDRCYDVREGRYYLRVFCNAVSGDVGAHNATLNINKPVIGKYYYPHGVEYTDEVFPAHLVKECEAVLADVRKELTAYGI; encoded by the coding sequence ATGTATTTTGAAAACACACAACTCGAAGATGTAAAAGTTGACCAAGAAGTTTTATCTACAGTAATGGGTAAATTTGGTTTAGAGTGTCATGGCGCATGGGACTACGACCGTATGGCTTTTGACCGCTGCTATGATGTTCGTGAAGGTCGCTATTATTTACGCGTTTTCTGTAACGCAGTATCTGGCGATGTTGGCGCACATAATGCGACTTTAAACATTAACAAACCTGTTATCGGTAAATACTACTATCCACACGGTGTAGAATATACTGACGAAGTATTCCCAGCACATCTTGTAAAAGAGTGTGAAGCGGTATTAGCAGATGTTCGCAAAGAACTTACTGCATACGGAATCTAA
- a CDS encoding CAP-associated domain-containing protein, protein MKTLFRILIIATCLGIIYYYSNVEPSKTELLEGPSQIIQPVSNIEDQKKNQNNLPRPTTGISKFIGQSSTDILDNYGKPDRIDPSEFGYEWWMYHGNDALLMVGVEDGMVTQIYTNSPSFNTAPYVIDQSLDDVYRMTIFEQEVTVQIEGNLYIFAMNEQDMHSRILVNYEGLYAQLYIDTETNKLDGVRFIDGKTLVLHKPYELQFVGELLEATTPSSFQQVDINRANGLQLTDLANAYRQKNRLPVLLASPQLNLLAETQSEGMLLESMATQATEPTKSLDERLNEIDMAFQSAAENVASNYKDSIEVMYGWINSKEHREWLLNDKLTLIGSGTFVNYYTQIYIEQNIDSDERYGL, encoded by the coding sequence ATGAAGACGCTATTTCGTATTTTAATCATCGCGACATGTTTAGGAATTATTTATTATTATTCAAATGTAGAACCATCAAAAACCGAACTATTAGAAGGACCCTCACAAATTATACAGCCTGTTTCCAATATTGAAGATCAAAAGAAAAATCAAAATAATCTACCTCGACCAACTACTGGGATTTCCAAATTTATCGGTCAATCTAGCACTGATATATTGGATAATTACGGCAAACCTGATCGGATTGATCCGTCTGAATTTGGCTATGAATGGTGGATGTATCATGGAAATGATGCATTATTAATGGTTGGAGTGGAAGATGGAATGGTTACGCAAATTTATACGAATTCTCCGTCTTTTAATACAGCACCTTATGTAATTGATCAGTCGTTAGATGATGTGTATCGAATGACTATTTTTGAACAAGAAGTGACGGTTCAAATCGAAGGCAATCTTTATATTTTTGCGATGAATGAGCAAGATATGCATAGTCGTATTCTTGTTAATTATGAAGGTTTATATGCCCAATTATACATAGATACGGAAACAAATAAGTTGGATGGTGTGCGATTTATCGATGGAAAAACGCTCGTGCTCCATAAACCATATGAATTACAGTTTGTGGGGGAATTATTAGAAGCAACTACACCTTCAAGTTTTCAACAAGTGGATATTAATCGAGCAAATGGCTTACAATTAACGGATTTAGCAAATGCGTATCGACAAAAAAATAGACTGCCTGTTTTACTTGCATCTCCGCAATTAAATTTGCTAGCGGAAACGCAAAGTGAAGGGATGCTTTTAGAAAGTATGGCCACTCAAGCTACAGAACCGACCAAGTCACTAGATGAACGGTTAAATGAAATTGACATGGCTTTTCAAAGTGCAGCTGAAAATGTAGCTTCTAACTATAAAGATTCAATAGAAGTAATGTATGGGTGGATCAATTCAAAAGAGCATCGTGAGTGGCTACTTAATGATAAATTAACACTTATTGGCTCAGGTACATTTGTTAACTACTATACACAAATCTATATCGAACAAAATATTGATTCAGATGAACGCTACGGATTATAG
- a CDS encoding UDP-N-acetylmuramoyl-L-alanyl-D-glutamate--2,6-diaminopimelate ligase, translating into MQIAELVKDWPCTVKGSMRTDIQSIEDDARKITPGALYIARQGKKYNGKEFIKEAVEKGATAIAIDDELLYDSIEMNVPIVWVPNCERFIAYASAKIYGFPSEALSIIAITGTNGKTTVTHLIGQLLTKLNQQVMVIGTNGIFVNGVQEYGHLEKLTTLQAKDLHFICSEAIRREIPYIVLEASSMGLAKHRLDYCEIALGVFLNITEEHIEDHGTYEKYKQAKQILMKLAKKVIINNDDATCRSIGIASKGKAKYYGKANHVNYHIQHLIESTESTVCCIQYKDERHVVTMPVIGEYQTSNVLAAISSVTELGFPLNEICAVIPQLTLPEGRFDRIINTLDLSVYIDYAHTPDAMKMILQTIRKKAKSRVIAVFSCGGDRDQMKRPKMGMIASAFADYIILTTDNARSESPEQINNQIKEGFSSYQKYEEILERKEAIEKALKMAQRGDTVVILGKGHEKTQQIGSSVDYFSDHECVRQIVKQLETG; encoded by the coding sequence GTGCAAATTGCGGAATTGGTGAAGGATTGGCCATGCACAGTAAAGGGCTCGATGCGAACTGATATACAAAGCATTGAAGATGATGCGCGAAAAATCACACCAGGTGCATTGTATATTGCAAGACAAGGTAAGAAATATAATGGAAAAGAATTTATAAAAGAAGCAGTTGAAAAGGGTGCTACAGCAATTGCGATAGATGATGAACTACTTTATGATTCGATCGAAATGAATGTACCGATTGTTTGGGTGCCGAATTGTGAAAGATTTATTGCCTATGCAAGTGCAAAGATTTATGGTTTTCCATCAGAGGCATTATCAATTATTGCAATTACAGGTACGAATGGCAAGACGACGGTTACGCATTTAATTGGTCAACTATTAACTAAACTCAATCAGCAAGTAATGGTTATCGGAACAAATGGTATTTTTGTAAATGGTGTTCAAGAATACGGACATTTAGAAAAATTAACAACGCTCCAGGCAAAAGATTTACATTTTATATGTTCGGAGGCTATTCGAAGAGAAATTCCTTATATAGTGCTCGAAGCATCGTCAATGGGTTTAGCAAAGCATCGATTAGATTATTGCGAAATTGCGTTAGGTGTTTTTCTCAATATTACAGAAGAGCATATTGAGGATCATGGAACTTATGAAAAGTATAAGCAGGCAAAACAAATATTAATGAAATTAGCGAAAAAAGTAATCATTAATAATGATGATGCCACTTGTCGATCCATTGGAATTGCTTCAAAGGGTAAAGCAAAATATTATGGAAAAGCGAATCATGTGAACTATCACATACAACATTTAATCGAATCGACTGAAAGTACCGTTTGTTGTATTCAATATAAAGACGAGAGACATGTTGTGACAATGCCGGTGATAGGGGAATACCAAACGAGCAATGTATTAGCGGCGATTAGCTCTGTTACAGAGTTAGGTTTCCCATTAAATGAAATTTGCGCTGTCATTCCACAGCTAACATTACCTGAAGGACGTTTTGACCGAATTATAAATACGCTGGATCTTTCGGTTTATATTGACTACGCACATACGCCAGACGCGATGAAAATGATCCTACAGACGATTAGAAAAAAAGCAAAGTCTCGTGTCATCGCAGTCTTTAGTTGTGGTGGAGATCGAGACCAAATGAAGCGACCTAAAATGGGCATGATTGCTTCTGCTTTTGCGGATTATATTATTTTAACGACTGATAATGCCCGATCAGAATCCCCTGAACAAATTAACAATCAAATTAAAGAAGGTTTTTCTTCTTATCAAAAATATGAAGAGATTTTGGAACGAAAAGAAGCAATCGAAAAAGCGCTAAAGATGGCACAAAGGGGCGATACGGTTGTCATCCTAGGAAAGGGACATGAAAAAACTCAGCAAATTGGAAGTTCCGTGGATTATTTTTCAGATCATGAATGCGTAAGACAAATTGTGAAGCAATTAGAAACGGGGTAA
- a CDS encoding YlbF family regulator, giving the protein MLMTSDWVFVLDEVDELSAMILSSQAAQNLRQAYKAVYEDAELSAQIKTFQRLKDQYEDVQRFGKYHPDYHTIMKKIRTEKRQLDLNDLVAALKLAENDYQDLLDEISLMIGHSVSEAVKVPVSNPFLASSSSCGTGCGTGGGCSCSA; this is encoded by the coding sequence ATGCTCATGACTTCAGATTGGGTTTTTGTATTAGATGAGGTTGATGAATTAAGTGCGATGATTCTTTCCTCTCAAGCAGCGCAAAATTTACGACAAGCGTATAAGGCGGTTTATGAGGATGCAGAGCTAAGCGCGCAAATTAAGACCTTTCAACGTTTAAAAGATCAATACGAGGATGTCCAACGATTTGGAAAATATCATCCTGATTACCATACAATTATGAAGAAGATTCGGACAGAAAAACGTCAGCTTGATTTGAATGATCTAGTAGCTGCATTAAAGCTAGCAGAAAATGATTATCAAGATTTACTTGATGAGATAAGCCTGATGATAGGTCATTCTGTTTCGGAAGCGGTCAAAGTACCGGTTAGCAACCCATTTTTAGCAAGTAGTTCATCTTGTGGCACGGGATGCGGTACTGGTGGCGGTTGTTCTTGTTCTGCTTAA
- a CDS encoding glycerophosphodiester phosphodiesterase family protein, whose translation MGKKTKVALAIAAASAAAWAGSKAISKPQKRDSKEALQFERPIVIAQHGGAGLAPEHSLQAFENAAHLEVDGFTVSIRLTKDEEILAFHDATVDRTTNGSGYVKDLTLEELKQLNVGYYFEDLDGNHPYREDAASVVTLRELFETYNDKLFIISIQDSPDTYEGSLMPSKLWRLIEELDVHYQIIVTSPYSEQIDRFNLYAQNRIALGAGDSDIKKAITTFTSQFGHLYHPKVDLFVLPLKLGVFNFDSQKFVKFLADLNVPTIYTNIDDLLTMNHVIEQGAMGVVTNRPDIAQVLLQKVTH comes from the coding sequence ATGGGTAAAAAAACAAAAGTGGCTCTGGCAATTGCTGCGGCAAGTGCAGCAGCTTGGGCAGGGTCAAAGGCGATTTCGAAGCCACAAAAGCGCGACTCAAAAGAAGCTTTACAATTTGAACGTCCCATTGTTATTGCCCAACATGGTGGGGCTGGCTTAGCACCTGAACATTCATTACAAGCTTTTGAAAACGCAGCACATTTAGAAGTAGATGGCTTTACAGTAAGCATTCGCTTAACAAAAGATGAGGAAATTCTCGCATTCCATGATGCCACAGTTGATCGCACCACAAACGGCTCTGGCTATGTAAAAGACTTAACTTTAGAAGAACTAAAACAACTGAACGTTGGCTATTACTTTGAAGATTTAGATGGAAATCATCCATACCGTGAGGACGCTGCATCTGTTGTGACACTTCGCGAACTTTTTGAAACTTATAATGACAAATTATTTATTATTTCCATTCAAGATAGTCCTGATACGTATGAAGGAAGCTTAATGCCTTCAAAATTATGGCGACTTATTGAAGAATTAGATGTACATTATCAAATCATTGTAACAAGTCCATATAGTGAACAAATTGATCGATTCAATTTATATGCACAAAACCGTATTGCTTTAGGCGCTGGCGATAGCGATATCAAAAAAGCCATCACAACATTTACAAGTCAATTTGGTCACTTGTATCATCCAAAAGTCGATTTATTTGTTTTGCCACTTAAATTAGGCGTATTCAATTTTGATTCGCAAAAATTTGTGAAGTTTTTAGCAGATTTAAATGTCCCTACAATTTACACAAACATTGATGATTTATTGACGATGAACCACGTGATTGAACAAGGCGCAATGGGTGTCGTAACAAATCGTCCAGATATTGCGCAAGTTTTACTACAAAAGGTTACTCATTAA